Proteins found in one Gigantopelta aegis isolate Gae_Host chromosome 12, Gae_host_genome, whole genome shotgun sequence genomic segment:
- the LOC121386902 gene encoding uncharacterized protein LOC121386902: protein MATAKRELNLVVMNANGPGNAENRRKGIAKLLDEEEPLLVFMQEFNWKNLHQRQWRSLVVPDYYQYVGHAEAGFVYDTREITLTRYDNNTDVIRMHERMRKKGDFTEYAELPRMCICMMESKGAPSFKLLVISWHGPHNGFKTSTKEEVVRSFCELVILLKDEYQLPVIVGGDFNLKATSVEKCLHEDLHVIKLSKFTIDMLLVDKNDSHITDEDKLEKVKWNTDKEKLVFDHVPLKIAFHP from the coding sequence ATGGCGACAGCAAAGAGAGAACTGAATTTGGTTGTCATGAACGCAAACGGGCCGGGCAACGCAGAGAACAGGCGGAAAGGAATCGCGAAACTGCTAGACGAAGAAGAACCTCTGTTAGTTTTCATGCAAGAGTTTAACTGGAAGAACCTTCACCAAAGACAGTGGAGGAGTCTGGTAGTGCCGGATTATTATCAATATGTTGGGCACGCGGAGGCCGGTTTTGTGTACGacacaagggagataactctcacaCGATACGACAACAACACAGACGTCATTCGTATGCACGAACGGATGCGGAAAAAGGGTGACTTTACGGAATACGCCGAACTCCCCCGAATGTGCATCTGTATGATGGAGAGTAAAGGAGCCCCAAGTTTTAAACTGCTCGTCATCTCTTGGCACGGACCCCACAACGGTTTCAAAACCTCCACGAAGGAAGAGGTGGTCAGGTCGTTTTGTGAGCTCGTCATTTTACTCAAGGACGAATATCAACTCCCGGTGATTGTGGGTGGAGACTTCAACTTGAAGGCGACCTCTGTGGAGAAGTGTCTGCACGAAGATCTCCACGTGATCAAACTGTCTAAGTTCACCATAGACATGTTACTGGTTGACAAGAACGACTCGCACATCACAGACGAGGATAAGCTCGAAAAAGTTAAGTGGAACACTGACAAAGAAAAGCTGGTCTTCGACCATGTTCCACTGAAGATAGCGTTTCATCCTTGA